In one window of Primulina tabacum isolate GXHZ01 chromosome 8, ASM2559414v2, whole genome shotgun sequence DNA:
- the LOC142553473 gene encoding ankyrin repeat-containing protein At5g02620-like — protein sequence MEVSSAAQQPMTPRKKMVKQLTGKRDDTALHSAARSGNIVAIIEIIDEYGEDELADLLSKENSAGETALYVAAEYGYFEVVREMIKQYDLVTAGIKAKNGFDALHIAAKHGDLEVVKVLMEAHPELTMTVDASNTTALHTAATQGHIEVVNYLLEAESSLATIAKSNGKTALHSAARNGHLKVVKALLNNDPQIVFRSDKKGQTALHMAVKGQNLEVVEELIRMDPLTINIVDTKGNTALHIATRKGRCQIVKMLLGQNVLDTTVVNRSNETALDTAKKMAHSDITAILLEHGVPSAREIKSHLSNPARELKQTVSDIKHEVHHQLEHTRQTRERVQGIAKRLNKMHAEGLNNAINSSTVVAVLIATVAFAAIFTVPGQYVDDPQNIPPGMSLGEARIAPKIPFLIFFVFDSIALFISLAVAVVQTSVVVIERKAKKQLMAIINKLMWLACVLVSVAYLALAFVVVGKQEMWMAICVTIIGTTILSTTIGTMCYWVIKHRIESKNSRSIGKNSLASRSRSWSVSVLSDAEVLNADFKKMYAI from the exons ATGGAGGTATCATCGGCTGCACAGCAACCTATGACGCCCCGCAAGAAGATGGTGAAACAATTGACAGGAAAACGAGACGATACAGCGTTGCATTCTGCTGCTAGATCCGGGAATATTGTTGCCATTATAGAAATAATCGATGAATATGGAGAAGATGAATTGGCAGACTTGTTGTCCAAAGAGAATTCGGCTGGGGAAACGGCTTTATATGTAGCTGCAGAATATGGCTATTTCGAGGTGGTGAGGGAAATGATCAAGCAATATGATTTGGTGACTGCTGGGATTAAAGCAAAGAATGGTTTTGATGCGCTTCATATTGCGGCGAAACATGGGGATTTGG AAGTCGTGAAGGTGCTAATGGAAGCCCATCCAGAGCTTACAATGACCGTAGATGCATCAAACACCACAGCTCTTCATACAGCAGCCACTCAAGGACATATAGAGGTCGTGAACTATCTTCTGGAGGCAGAGAGCAGCCTGGCCACCATTGCAAAGAGTAATGGAAAAACAGCCCTCCATTCTGCAGCAAGAAATGGACATTTAAAAGTTGTGAAAGCCCTTTTGAATAATGACCCTCAGATTGTGTTTCGATCGGATAAAAAGGGGCAAACAGCTCTTCACATGGCTGTTAAAGGCCAAAACCTTGAGGTGGTTGAAGAATTAATCAGAATGGATCCTTTGACGATTAACATTGTGGATACTAAGGGCAACACTGCACTGCATATTGCAACCCGAAAAGGCAGGTGTCAG ATTGTAAAGATGCTGCTAGGCCAAAATGTATTGGATACAACAGTCGTAAACCGGTCTAATGAAACAGCCTTGGACACTGCCAAAAAAATGGCGCATTCTGATATTACAGCAATTTTGCTAGAACATGGAGTTCCAAGTGCCAGAGAAATCAAATCTCATTTAAGCAATCCAGCTCGGGAGCTAAAACAAACGGTGAGCGACATAAAACACGAGGTTCACCACCAATTAGAACATACACGCCAAACAAGAGAGCGTGTCCAAGGAATTGCCAAGCGTCTTAACAAAATGCACGCCGAGGGGCTCAACAACGCAATCAATTCCTCGACAGTCGTGGCTGTTCTAATCGCCACTGTAGCGTTTGCAGCTATTTTCACGGTTCCTGGACAGTATGTGGACGACCCTCAGAATATACCACCTGGGATGTCTTTGGGAGAAGCAAGAATAGCACCAAAGATCCCGTTTCTAATATTCTTTGTCTTTGACTCAATCGCCCTGTTCATTTCCTTGGCAGTCGCGGTGGTGCAAACCTCGGTTGTTGTTATAGAAAGGAAGGCAAAGAAACAGTTGATGGCTATAATAAACAAGCTAATGTGGCTGGCTTGTGTTCTCGTCTCGGTGGCCTATTTAGCCCTGGCTTTCGTTGTTGTAGGCAAGCAAGAGATGTGGATGGCAATTTGTGTGACAATCATAGGAACTACAATATTATCGACAACAATTGGTACAATGTGTTATTGGGTAATTAAGCATCGAATCGAGTCCAAGAACAGTAGGAGCATCGGCAAGAACTCATTGGCAAGTAGATCAAGATCATGGTCAGTCTCAGTACTATCAGATGCAGAGGTTTTGAACGCCGACTTCAAGAAAATGTACGCAATCTGA